The genomic stretch AGCATCTATGGACCTGGAATATAAGAATACTAGAATATAGGGAATTTGTCATCAGCTTTCAGTGTTCCAATGCTTCTGCAAGTATGATATTTGTACCACACAGTCAATTCATAAAGGCATTATAGGTAATGCTTAACAGGAATTAAGTATTTTCATATACTAGACAAATGATATATtcctttttaaactaaattttattaaaaaattgttctACTAAAAGCAAGTAGCACAAGAGTTAGTATGTGGCTATGGCAAAAACCATGAAAGTGGTACACTATTCAAAGGAGTGGGGTAAGGATTCTAATCTAGGCCCTGTCACTGTAAAGGATgactatatttttttaagatggagcttACATCTTATTCAATTTAGTCCTTTTGCATATACCAACCACACTGATGCCAATTATCTGTTGCTGAAGACCCGACTGGCTGGGGAGGAGTCCAGAGGAAGCCTGATTTATAAACACAGCAGTAGGAAAGGCACGAGACTAGGTCCCTTTCCACACACTGTCAGCCTCTATCTAAGACAGGGAGGAGCCAGTCGTGGGCACCCTGGTTCTTAAGCTCACAGTCAGCAAAAGCCTGGAGCCTCCGGATATTATTATACACAAAATGGATGTACCTTTAGCACTTTATCCAACTCCTGTTTACTCAGATCTTCTCCACACTCTTGAGTCAGCCGAGACTGGATCATGTTCCGGCGTACCCggtaatttttggaaaaaatttcaagCAAAACCTGTCGATGCTTTAGTAGCAAAAACATGTTATTATGGGAAACAATCACCTAAAAGAGAAACATCCCCAAACAAGAAACCCAAAGGCTATGGACCTAACTCCACGCTGCAGTCTTTGATCAAAGTCCTTGCTCAGGACTTCTGGTTAAAGACAAACACGTTTGGCCAATTTGTCACCTCTTAAGACCccaataaaatgaagaaataaaggtaTATGCCCACAAGAACAACCCAGTGAAGCATCGGCAGAGGATGAGTGATTCAGACATactttttcatgattaaaaaacagGAGTGGTAACTGATTCAGCAGGCAGGTGAAGCCACCATCTAAACTGCGTGAAGACAGAGAACAGGATGAGGAGTGAGTGGCTTAAAGTCCTGACACACAAACAAGACAGGATGCCATGAAAAGCATTACGTCCCAAAGAAAAACTAAACAGGAAGGATAAAGGATAGTCAAAATCCCCACCCCCTGCAAAGTACAAAAGGtgttaaatgagagaaaaaagatttGATCCACTAGGTCCAACATATGACCTAAGAATTCcggaagaacagaaaaaaacaggTACAGGAATTACGAATCTATCACAGAACTTCGTAAGAATGACTCAACTGCCCAGTACAGTAATAATCCACACCAGGGTGCATCTGGAGTTGCACTGATGTGCTATATGCAGAGTGAGGAAAACCGTAAGTTTGGTTTAAAGGAAGGGTGTGGATCAAACTGAAAAGACCAAGGAACAGAGTGTCAGTGCACGACAACTCTGAAAGCTTGAATACAGTGGAAAACGATCTTAAATTCAGAGGAAGATGATCTGCCCTCCAAAATCCTAGTCCCAGACAAATAATAAAACCTGAGGACAAAAGAAAGCCATTTTAAGACATGGAAGAATGCAGACAACTCCTCTGTGCCCTTAGAAGCTAAAATTAAGCAACAAGGAAGACAAAAGGTTGCAAGCCAGCAAGAGACATGGAGCTGGTCCCGCTGGGGAGGCACCCGGGGAGTCAGACTCAAGAACGGTAGTACTGTTGGTATCCATGGGTTCAGAAAACCATGCAAGTGAAAATAGGAAGcagtataaagaagaaattatgtcaattatatttcaataaagctggaaaaaagtggaaaaaaaaaaaagaagaaatgtaatcGTAGATACTACTGGTATTTGGCTCTACGATGAACAAATTTCCAGTCATGATGCTATAAGCATTGATATATGATTTAACAAAAAACTTGTCATAACACATCCCACACCTGTCTACATTCTCCCATAGCTAAGAACTAAATCCTCATCCACCACAACAGGAAGCCCATTGATAACATCAAGTTGAGACATCAGAGAGCAGTATAAGCATATTTcgcatatatataataatttttaagaatggaGGAACTCTTTTGATGGTTATCTTGTAGTTAAGAAGTGATTGCCTCTGAGGAGTGGGAATCAGGTCAGGCAGGGCAGGAGATGGTTTCCCATATAGCTTCAGTCTTACTTATTTTTAAGAACATGCACTtatacttctttccttttaattattgGAGTACTTCAGGAGTAGGAAACCCAGATGCCACCTATTCTGGCCAAAAGCACACAGAGACTGTTCCAGTTTGCTCTCCGTCTACGGCACCATCACAGAAGGCCCTGCCCTTTTGGTATTCTCAGCCTGCCTGTCAGTCCCCTTCTAAGAGGTAAAAGGGGACACAGAACTCAGTGGGGGCCTTTGCTCACTACCCTTCTCCCCACACCTGAGGGATAGGACCTGGAAAAGGACAGATCGACTGGAGTTTAGCAATTAAATCTTAATCTTTAAAACTCAGGCAAGCTCATGATTTAAGGAAAACTTCTGGACCTCAGGTGCTGCTGGCTGCATTCATACTCTGTTCACTGGACACCCGTGACCCTTCCTGTCTGGGTGTGACTAGAGGCAAAACGACCAATTTCTCTAACCTGAGGTCTGATCCAGCACCTGAGATCTGATAAGGAATCCTTTTAATTCCTGCCGCCATCAGCCACCTGAAAAATGTGGTCCATTACAGGTTCACAAGCCTGCCTGGGCATCAGAATCATCTAGAAAGCTTTGTAGCAACTTAAATACCTAGGACCCTACCCCATTCCTATGGAACTGAACTGAATCTCTGGGGTCAGTCCTGGGAATCTCTGTAGTTTTTACAAGGCGATTTTGATGCCGAGGGTCCAGACTGTCATTTGGAAACCACTGGTTTTGGCTCACACTACTGGCACATCCAGCACGTCTGAAGTACACAGAGCCACAGAGCCACAATACTTGAAACTGGGCGCGGCTGGAAAATCTGAAGTGGACACAGCCGCACCCTGGGCCTCCCCAAAGGTCTAACCCTCTGCGGAACACCGACCTGCTCCCGGGGAGGACGGCAGCAAAGGTCACCTCACCTGGTCACTCATGTCTCCAGACTCCCAGAGGGCGAACACCTTCTGCTCATCCGGGGAAGCAGCCGTCTGTGGGGGAAACTAACCGAGGCCCAGGTGTGAGCTGGCCGATCGTGTTCGCCACCTGGGTCCTCCCTTCCCCGGGGCCCTCACAGTCTGCACCCGCCCAGCTCCTGCCGCTCACCAGCTGCGGGCTGTGGGCGGCCGCACGCCTGCATCTGCGTCCTCCTCCCCACCGGCCACACCCCGCGCGGAGAGGGCTCCCGCGAGCAGCAGCACGCGCCCGGCCCGCGGCCTGCGCACGTGCTCGGTGAGGCGGGGAGGCGGCTGCTTCCATTTTCCCCATCGGCCTGGCGTGAGCTCTCCTCTCTGCTTTAACATCCAGCATCCTCCCACCCTAATATCAACCCTCCGATGTGTCCTGAGGAGCACTCCCGGCCCCGTAACTCCTTAGGAACATCCTGGGGATTACTTTCAATCCCCCCAACAAGGGCTGTGCCTGTACGGCTTAGAGGCCCTGCCCGACCCTAAGCGGCCCGTGCCTCGCAGTTCAGCAGCGTCCGAAGGTGGGCCGAGGAAAGGGTGGCCCGGGCTCCTGGTTCCCGCAGGAGCAGGAAGGGGCGCCTGGTGGAGTGGCACCGCAACACAAGCAATAGCAACAGTTCCTACCACGTAAAGTCCCAGGTGGGGCTCTAAACATACAGTCTCGTTTGCTACCAGAGAGGAAGCGAAGTGTTGCTGCCTCCACTCTCCATGAGAAAAGCCCGGTTCAGAGAGGTTCACTCAATGTCtgtggtcacacagctaacaagtggcagaaccaggagtTAAACTCAAGTCTTTGCGAGTGTACTtgctctccctgggcctcagctcccttgtataaagaaaaacaaggctGGACAGGTCTGAGGAACATTCCACCTTGGACATGACTATGACGCAGGATCCCGGGTCCCGAGGGTGGCCCACTCCACGCCCCTCGCCCTCTATCCACTCCAACAGCACAAGATGGCCTGGCTAACATCAGGCAGGCGCCTCTCCCTTGCCTGGCTCAGTCAGCCAGCCAAAGGCTACCGGACCCGTCTGCTACGTGGACAAGGGTGGCTCCAAACAGGGCAGGGCCCCCAAACCCCAGTACCTTCTGTGGAGAGCTCACCAACGAGGCTCCCTGCCACGAGGGCCAGATCCCCCGGGACACCCCAGCCAGCCTGGGACCCAGGGCCTCTTGTCCTAGTTTCTGCTCCTCACGTACACAGGGGTGGGCCTTTGCCTCAGATCACCCAAGGCTGCAGGTGCTTCTGACCTTAAGACTGCAGACGTCAGCGCTCCCTTGTTAAGAGGCAGACACAGCCCCACCTCAGCCCACGTGCCGCCAGGTCTGGACAGAGCCTGGGAGAGAGAATGACGAGCACAGGCCCCCTGGGGCCACAGCCTGGCACGCTTCACCCTCAGCGCAGGTACGTGGTCTCCTAGGGTCCCTCTGCTCTTGCACTTCCTCCCCTCTAGGGCCCCTTCCAATGACGGGACAAGAAGCCCAGAAGCCGGGGGGTGTGGGGGTGGCCCGCCCTGCACCTGCAGGCTTGGCACCAGAAATGCTAATGGAAAGGCCACAGAGCCACGCTAGTCAGCCAGCCTCCAGGGCAGGGAGGCCCGCCGGCAGGAGCCCAGGCACAGCTGGGGGCTCTGGTGAGAGGGTCAGCTCGTCTCAGCTGAAGCAGGAAGGATTTAAGACTTGGTTGGAGCCACTGTACAGAGGTTCAACTTCCAGCTCTATCACTTCCTGGGTATGTGACCTTTAAACAAGTTCATTCTACTTCTTTGAAACTCGGGCTTCTTCATCTACCGTTGCAAGAAGATCAAATGATACTAGAAGTGAAATCATCTTGAAAAACGGCAAAGCTGACAGGAATGAGGGAGGGGCCGGCACACGAGGGGGCTAGACCCCGGGACGGGGAGCCGGCGTGACCAAGGAAGGCCCTGCTGTGTGCCAAGCCAACGGGTGACGGCCTTCAGACTCCCACTCAGCCCTCACCAAAGCCCCGTGACACAAAAACTAACATTCACCCACTTGAGATGAGGGTGCAGAGCCGAGAGGCTGaccggcccaaggtcacacccagCAACCACGTGGGAGCCGAGATTCACACCAAGGCCAACAGTCTCCCGAGTGCCCCTGCCCCGTGCACCCTACAAACAGCTGTTTCCCCAAAGCCGGCAGGGCTCAGGCCACTCTGGTACCAGCTTCTCTCCACAGCCACTTTCAGCCAGGAAAGATGCTGCCTACCCAGGAGCCCTCCGAGGGGCGTGTGCCGCCCATCCAGCAGGCGCTACTTACAGGCACCAGTATCTGCTTGCAGCCAGCGGCCAGCACCGTGTCCTGCAGCATGCGGTCCGAGATGCCGCTGAAGAGCATGTGGCCGGGGGGCAGGCTGGCCAAGTGCAGGTTGAAGAGGCGCTTGAGTTCGCTCAGCGTGAGCACAAACTGTCTCTGAAAGGTGGCCTCCACGAAGGCCCTCAGTTCCCGGGCCACAGGGGTGCCGGCAGAGCCTGAGGGCGGGTGCCCGTTGAAGCCGTCCCCGCCTGCCGCCCGCCCAGCAGGCAGCCCGTTGGCCAGCCTGCCGTGGAGGCCACCGCTGGGCGAGGTGTCCATGGGCTCCTCGGCCTCCTCCGCGccccgctcctcctcctcctccccctcctcgcTCACGGGCTCCTCCTTGATCCGCACACCGGGCAGGACCGAGGCCGCCCGCAGCTGCTCCTTCCTCCGCTGCAGCTCCCGCTCCAGCAGCGCGTGGTTCTGCTGGGCCTGTCTTTTGGCGACTTGGACCCGTTGGTCCCCAGAGACCAGCCCGGCAGGCCCTGCGGAGAGACACAGGGTTGCTCAGGACAGTAGGGACCGTGCAGGGAAGGGCCCCTCTGCCCCACAGCCGTTCCCTTCCATCCTGATGGGGACACCCTGCTGACCAGAGGAAGGGGACAGGGAAAATGCAAGCCAGCTGGCACTTGAAGCAAGTGGCCCAGCCTGCCTTTCGCCCCCATCTTACCCAGAAGGAATGTGGCTACCCCAACAATGAGGGAAGAAACAGAACCAGGAAAAGCAGATTCCCACATTCAGAGACCCAAGCCAGGGTGGGTTACTGCTGAGTCCCTGCCACCAGCATCCCTGCCAACCCAAGCGGGCGAGAAATCTCAGCGGCCTGGAACCCAGACACAGCCCTGGAACCCAGAAGCCTCGGTCCCTGAGGCCAAGGCTCTGCCACTGGACAAGCCTCCAGCTGAGGGAAGAGGGCACAGAAGGGCAGCCAACAATGAGCCACAACCCCTCATATCCCCCCACAGGCTGAGCCCTGACAAGTTCCAGAAAAGTAGCCCTTCTGGAGCCAGTGTCAGGGTTAGGGGCCCACCCAGCCGACACCCCTCCACACCTGATTGTCCATCCGGCTTCTTTGGCATGGTTTCCTTCACAAGATTATAAACTTTTTCTAATCTGAAAAGAAGAGTGAACCCTCTTAACTTTAAACCGTATCCCCTCACGTCACCTGCCTCCCAGCAGAAACACACCCTTAAGCCCTGGACATCCTAGTCCCTAAGACGTCGCACGCCTGGAGCTTCGACGGTCTCTCCCCGCAGCTCGGAGCTCCAcggcgggggtggggagtggtgggccaccctcccttccccagcgGGTCTCCCGCCAGCCTGCCTCGGGCCACACAAGCCCCCGCTCCTGCTCCTGAGCGCTTTCCCCCTCCTTCCCGACCCCCCCAGAACAGACGCGGGTCAGTTCGAGTCAGCTCGGATCAGCAGGCGTGTCTGTGCCAGGCCTCTGCCGGGGGGATTCTGGGATCGCGCAGCAAGGTCCACCTGAGTGGAGGAGGGGTGCACACAGCCCCAGATTTGCATTCCCGCCCCGGATGCAGCCAGGCTGCACTGCCCGCTGGAAGCAGGTGGCTGGGGACAAGCTGGTGTGCCTCTGCCTGGCCCCCCCTCATCCCGCCCAGCAAGCTCTTACTTGGCCTGGATGCCCGACCACAGCATGTGCTGCCGCTGGACCACATCTGGATGCTTCTTGATGAACTCCCCGTCATAAGGCAGTATGAACTCCCAGCCCTTGTTGATCCTCACTACGGCCATGTGCTCCAGAAAGTCCTTCACGTCTTCCGCgcagagctggggagagggggccAAAGGTGAGGCACGCCCAGCCCGAaagccccacccagcccccatTCCTCCAGTGGTGGGGCCGGGCCTCGGATCAAGAAGAACTTCACTTACTTTAGTCACCGCTGCCACCTCTTTCCTTACCACCCACCGGCTCTGCGTGAACTTCCACAtctaagggagaaaaagaagcttGTTTCCAGGAGGCAGGGATCCTACTAGGACTGTCCCCAAAACCCCTGCTGTTGTCCTGGGAGCCTGGGATGCGGGCACAAAGTGGCGGCTCTGAGCCGGCCTGGGTGTCAGGCAGactgggtctgggtctgggtctgggtcCTGGCTGAGGGCAGTCACTTCAACTCTgagcctccatctcctcctctgcAAAGGACCTCCTGGGCCACCTCTTCCAGGAGGGCAGCTGGACCCACTCCACACCACAGAAGCTCCCTGGGGTGGCGGATACCTTGCTCGTATGTCACCTACGACAACTCAGATTTGACTAGACCCTCTCCCAGACCCCCAGATGTGACGGTGTCTCACGAACAGAGGAGGGCTGACAGGCAGCTGAGGGTGAGTGGCACACGTGTGGAAGGCGAGCCTGGGAGTCGATGCCACTGCACCCTGACCCCCAGAGACGAAAATAAACCACACAGGCATCTAGATGCTAAGTACCCACAGGAGCTGGGACACCcagctgggaaaagaaaaaaacggagGCACTCTCTGAAACAGCTTAAGGGCTGCCTGGTGTGATTAGGTCTGCGCATGAGCTCACCAAGGTCACCACGGACAGCTCCAAGGAGACAGACTGCAGCAAACTCAAAGCACGCTGCCAAGGTCAAGGGAGGCAGCGCAGGTCCCGGCAGCTCAGGGGTCAAGCCTTTGGGAGGGATGCCTTGGCTGGGACTTAAGCT from Balaenoptera acutorostrata chromosome 15, mBalAcu1.1, whole genome shotgun sequence encodes the following:
- the POLR3E gene encoding DNA-directed RNA polymerase III subunit RPC5 isoform X3; protein product: MDKQTFCSSQTTSNTSRYAAALYRQGELHLTPLHGILQLRPSFSYLDKADAKHREREAANEAGDSSQDEAEEDVKQITVRFSRPESEQARQRRVQSYEFLQKKHAEEPWVHLHYYGLRDSRSEHERQYLLCQGSGGVENTELVKSPSEYLMMLMPPSQEEEKDKPVAPSNVLSMAQLRTLPLADQIKILMKNVKVMPFANLMSLLGPSIDSVAVLRGIQKVAMLVQGNWVVKSDILYPKDSSSPHSGVPAEVLCRGRDFVMWKFTQSRWVVRKEVAAVTKLCAEDVKDFLEHMAVVRINKGWEFILPYDGEFIKKHPDVVQRQHMLWSGIQAKLEKVYNLVKETMPKKPDGQSGPAGLVSGDQRVQVAKRQAQQNHALLERELQRRKEQLRAASVLPGVRIKEEPVSEEGEEEEERGAEEAEEPMDTSPSGGLHGRLANGLPAGRAAGGDGFNGHPPSGSAGTPVARELRAFVEATFQRQFVLTLSELKRLFNLHLASLPPGHMLFSGISDRMLQDTVLAAGCKQILVPFPPQTAASPDEQKVFALWESGDMSDQHRQVLLEIFSKNYRVRRNMIQSRLTQECGEDLSKQELDKVLKDCCVSYGGMWYLKGTVQS
- the POLR3E gene encoding DNA-directed RNA polymerase III subunit RPC5 isoform X4; protein product: MLPRSTGKLRPSFSYLDKADAKHREREAANEAGDSSQDEAEEDVKQITVRFSRPESEQARQRRVQSYEFLQKKHAEEPWVHLHYYGLRDSRSEHERQYLLCQGSGGVENTELVKSPSEYLMMLMPPSQEEEKDKPVAPSNVLSMAQLRTLPLADQIKILMKNVKVMPFANLMSLLGPSIDSVAVLRGIQKVAMLVQGNWVVKSDILYPKDSSSPHSGVPAEVLCRGRDFVMWKFTQSRWVVRKEVAAVTKLCAEDVKDFLEHMAVVRINKGWEFILPYDGEFIKKHPDVVQRQHMLWSGIQAKLEKVYNLVKETMPKKPDGQSGPAGLVSGDQRVQVAKRQAQQNHALLERELQRRKEQLRAASVLPGVRIKEEPVSEEGEEEEERGAEEAEEPMDTSPSGGLHGRLANGLPAGRAAGGDGFNGHPPSGSAGTPVARELRAFVEATFQRQFVLTLSELKRLFNLHLASLPPGHMLFSGISDRMLQDTVLAAGCKQILVPFPPQTAASPDEQKVFALWESGDMSDQHRQVLLEIFSKNYRVRRNMIQSRLTQECGEDLSKQELDKVLKDCCVSYGGMWYLKGTVQS